One Erpetoichthys calabaricus chromosome 8, fErpCal1.3, whole genome shotgun sequence DNA segment encodes these proteins:
- the LOC114656134 gene encoding poly(rC)-binding protein 3 isoform X9 → MESKVSEGGLNVTLTIRLLMHGKEVGSIIGKKGETVKKMREESGARINISEGNCPERIVTITGPTDAIFKAFAMIAYKFEEDIINSMSNSPATSKPPVTLRLVVPASQCGSLIGKGGSKIKEIRESTGAQVQVAGDMLPNSTERAVTISGTPDAIIQCVKQICVVMLESPPKGATIPYRPKPASTPVIFSGGQVRADPLAASAANLSLLLQHQPLPAYTIQGQYAIPHPDQLTKLHQLAMQQTPFTPLGQTTPAFPGLDANPPASTHELTIPNDAA, encoded by the exons atggaatctaAAGTCTCAGAAGGCGGACTGAATGTTACTCTAACCATCAGATTGTTGATGCACGGCAAA GAAGTTGGCAGTATTATTGGCAAG aaaGGAGAGACTGTTAAGAAAATGCGTGAAGAG agtGGAGCGCGCATCAACATCTCTGAAGGGAATTGTCCAGAGCGAATTGTTACTATCACTGGTCCAACTGATGCAATATTTAAGGCTTTTGCTATGATTGCTTACAAATTTGAAGAG GATATAATTAATTCAATGAGCAACAGTCCAGCTACCAGTAAACCTCCAGTCACACTTCGATTAGTTGTACCAGCTAGCCAGTGTGGATCATTAATTGGGAAAGGaggatcaaaaataaaagaaatccgAGAG TCAACAGGAGCTCAAGTTCAGGTAGCTGGGGACATGTTACCCAATTCAACAGAGCGTGCCGTGACAATCTCTGGAACACCTGATGCCATCATTCAGTGTGTTAAACAGATTTGTGTGGTCATGCTGGAG TCCCCACCGAAAGGTGCCACCATTCCCTACCGCCCAAAGCCCGCCTCCACCCCCGTCATTTTTTCAGGTGGCCAGGTAAGAGCCGACCCGCTGGCAGCGTCTGCAGCCAACCTCAGCCTTTTACTGCAGCACCAGCCACTGCCT GCATATACTATTCAGGGACAGTATGCCATTCCTCATCCAGAT CAGTTGACCAAGCTCCACCAGTTGGCTATGCAGCAAACCCCCTTTACTCCCCTTGGACAGACCACCCCTGCTTTCCCTG